In Parasteatoda tepidariorum isolate YZ-2023 chromosome 2, CAS_Ptep_4.0, whole genome shotgun sequence, one DNA window encodes the following:
- the LOC139425094 gene encoding uncharacterized protein yields the protein MSSRNHLDNFTRGKMIGKLEEGRSVTSVAEEFGINKSVVSCAWNDFKTTGTAVWKAGGGRPRKTTPRDDSYIVLQAKRNRFQSASAISQQLCAATGRQVSRFTVARLLHKGGLFARGLERCIPLKVSHRRHRLEW from the coding sequence atgtcttcaagaaatcatttagacAACTTTACTCGAGGAAAAATGATTGGGAAGCTTGAGGAGGGGCGTAGTGTGACCAGTGTCGCCGAAGAGTTTgggatcaacaaaagtgttgtttctTGTGCTTGGAATGactttaaaactactggtacagCTGTTTGGAAAGCTGGTGGTGGCCGTCCAAGGAAAACAACACCAAGAGATGACAGTTACATTGTCCTCCAGGCGAAAAGAAACCGTTTTCAGTCAGCGAGCGCCATATCTCAGCAACTGTGCGCAGCCACAGGACGAcaagtatcaagatttacagTGGCCAGACTCCTCCACAAAGGTGGCTTATTTGCTAGAGGTCTCGAACGctgcatacctttaaaagttagccatcggCGGCACCGTTTAGAGTGGTGA